A region of Acidimicrobiales bacterium DNA encodes the following proteins:
- a CDS encoding transcription antitermination factor NusB yields the protein MALDALERIESHGAYANLVLPKLLSRSGLPERDRRFVTDLVYGTTRMRRACDFLVDRFLSRPPVPRVRSALRLGAYQLAFGGVPPHAAVAETVAVTPRSARGLVNAVLRRVAEIPPEWPDEASRLSVPDWVVARLTTDLGADRALAALAAMNEPAAATERADGYVQDAASQQVAALVDTQPDDRVLDMCAAPGGKATAMASTGAWVVAADVRPTRVGLIRTNVERLGDGKRVALVVGDGTRPPWRGGVFDRVLVDAPCSGLGTLRRRADLRWRVDEASVARLAELQKNLVAAAADLVRPGGVLVFSVCTLTAAESTDVDAWLQERRPDLEPLDPAEPPWEPWGRGAILLPQTASTDGMCLFRYRRAAP from the coding sequence GTGGCGCTCGATGCCCTGGAGCGCATCGAGTCGCACGGCGCCTACGCCAACCTGGTGCTCCCGAAGCTGCTGTCCCGGTCCGGGTTGCCGGAGCGCGACCGCCGCTTCGTCACCGACCTGGTCTACGGCACCACGAGGATGCGCCGGGCCTGCGACTTCCTTGTCGACCGCTTCCTGTCCCGCCCGCCCGTGCCCCGGGTGCGCAGCGCCCTGCGCCTGGGCGCCTACCAGCTGGCGTTCGGCGGTGTGCCGCCCCACGCGGCGGTGGCCGAGACCGTCGCCGTGACGCCACGGTCGGCCCGGGGCCTGGTGAACGCCGTGCTCCGCCGGGTCGCCGAGATCCCGCCCGAGTGGCCCGACGAGGCGAGCCGCCTCAGCGTCCCCGACTGGGTGGTCGCCCGCCTGACCACCGACCTCGGCGCGGACCGGGCCCTCGCCGCCCTGGCCGCCATGAACGAACCGGCCGCGGCGACCGAGCGCGCCGACGGCTACGTGCAGGACGCGGCGTCGCAGCAGGTGGCGGCCCTCGTCGACACCCAACCCGACGACCGGGTGCTCGACATGTGCGCGGCCCCCGGGGGCAAGGCCACCGCCATGGCGTCGACCGGCGCCTGGGTTGTCGCCGCCGACGTCCGCCCCACCCGCGTCGGCCTCATCCGCACCAACGTCGAGCGGCTCGGCGACGGGAAGCGGGTGGCTCTGGTGGTGGGTGACGGGACGCGGCCGCCGTGGCGGGGCGGGGTGTTCGACCGGGTCCTGGTCGACGCGCCGTGCTCGGGGCTGGGGACGCTGCGGCGCCGGGCCGACCTGCGGTGGCGGGTCGACGAGGCGTCGGTCGCCCGGCTCGCCGAGCTGCAGAAGAACCTGGTGGCCGCGGCCGCCGACCTGGTGCGACCGGGCGGCGTGCTCGTCTTCTCGGTGTGCACCCTCACGGCGGCCGAGTCGACCGACGTCGATGCCTGGCTGCAGGAGCGCCGGCCCGACCTCGAGCCGCTCGACCCCGCCGAACCCCCCTGGGAGCCCTGGGGCCGGGGCGCGATCCTCCTGCCCCAAACGGCCAGCACCGACGGCATGTGCCTGTTCCGCTACCGCCGTGCCGCGCCCTAG
- a CDS encoding methionyl-tRNA formyltransferase translates to MPDLVLPPAPRHPRRLVYLGTPSFAVPPLRALVEAGFDVGLVVSRADARRGRGGRVTPSPVKAAALELGLPVSDRVDDVLSAGADLGVVVAFGRIIRPDVLAELPLVNIHFSLLPRWRGAAPVERAVLAGDETTGVDLMVVEEGLDTGAVYDRAEVTIGPDETVDELRARLTDEGTRLLVANLREGLGEPTPQVGEPTYAHKIDPAELRIDWSAPAVAVHRLVRVGGAWTTFRGKRLKVWRTSLSVEESPEVEGLDVPAGDGTIRLLEVQPEGKPHMTATAWANGARWSPDEPFGN, encoded by the coding sequence GTGCCCGATCTGGTGTTGCCTCCCGCGCCGCGTCACCCGCGGCGCCTCGTCTACCTCGGCACACCGTCGTTCGCCGTCCCGCCGTTGCGGGCGCTGGTGGAGGCGGGGTTCGACGTGGGCCTGGTGGTGTCCCGGGCCGACGCCCGGCGGGGGCGGGGTGGCCGCGTGACGCCGTCGCCGGTGAAGGCCGCGGCCTTGGAGCTGGGGTTGCCGGTGTCGGACCGGGTCGACGACGTGCTGTCGGCGGGTGCCGACCTCGGCGTGGTGGTCGCCTTCGGGCGGATCATCCGGCCCGACGTGCTGGCCGAGCTGCCGCTGGTGAACATCCACTTCTCGCTGCTGCCCCGGTGGCGGGGCGCGGCGCCGGTGGAGCGGGCGGTGCTGGCGGGCGACGAGACGACGGGCGTCGACCTGATGGTGGTGGAGGAGGGGCTCGACACGGGCGCCGTCTACGACCGGGCCGAGGTGACGATCGGGCCCGACGAGACCGTCGACGAGTTGCGGGCCCGGTTGACCGACGAAGGGACCAGGCTGCTGGTCGCGAACCTGCGCGAGGGGCTGGGGGAGCCGACGCCGCAGGTGGGGGAGCCGACCTACGCCCACAAGATCGACCCGGCCGAGCTGCGGATCGACTGGTCGGCGCCGGCCGTGGCCGTGCACCGGCTGGTGCGGGTCGGCGGGGCGTGGACGACGTTCCGCGGCAAGCGGCTGAAGGTGTGGCGCACGTCGCTGTCGGTCGAGGAGTCGCCGGAGGTCGAGGGCCTCGACGTGCCGGCGGGCGACGGGACCATCCGACTGCTGGAGGTTCAACCCGAAGGGAAGCCCCACATGACCGCAACCGCTTGGGCCAATGGTGCCCGCTGGAGCCCGGATGAGCCGTTCGGCAACTGA
- the def gene encoding peptide deformylase, whose amino-acid sequence MAGHPIRLVGDPVLRQRAAEVTDIDGKLARLADDMIITMYEAPGMGLAAPQIGVRKRIFVYDVGEGAQTLVNPTIGETDGEWAYEEGCLSVPGLAWEIVRPKEVHLTGYDLDGNEVSIEADEILARCFQHEMDHLDGVLLLERLDADTRKQALRTIRELGIGANFDPEVAPARRGSGGAGFSLR is encoded by the coding sequence ATGGCCGGTCATCCCATCCGCCTCGTCGGCGACCCTGTCCTCCGGCAGCGGGCCGCCGAAGTCACCGACATCGACGGCAAGCTGGCGCGGCTGGCCGACGACATGATCATCACCATGTACGAGGCGCCGGGCATGGGCTTGGCCGCCCCGCAGATCGGGGTGCGCAAGCGGATCTTCGTGTACGACGTGGGTGAGGGCGCCCAGACGCTGGTGAACCCCACGATCGGCGAGACCGACGGCGAGTGGGCCTACGAGGAGGGCTGCCTGTCGGTGCCGGGTCTGGCCTGGGAGATCGTGCGCCCCAAGGAGGTGCACCTCACCGGTTACGACCTCGACGGCAACGAGGTGTCGATCGAGGCCGACGAGATCCTGGCCCGCTGCTTCCAGCACGAGATGGACCACCTCGACGGGGTCCTCCTGCTGGAGCGCCTCGACGCCGACACCCGGAAGCAGGCGCTGCGCACCATCCGCGAGCTGGGCATCGGTGCCAACTTCGATCCCGAGGTCGCCCCCGCCCGCCGTGGGTCGGGTGGCGCCGGGTTCTCGCTGCGCTAG
- a CDS encoding GNAT family N-acetyltransferase yields the protein MTAPTARLIRADELADWFVVPRTAMLGPPVTPEQVETVRPYMHPERCVAAYDGSSDGRPVGSAGSFPTEVTVPGGKVASGAVTAVGVLPTHRRQGHLTRLMQTQLADIVERDEPLAILVAAEYPIYGRFGYGPATEACAIRIDTSVPGMWRDRPTGSTELVDNDVFTKTLLELYERARHDVVGHMSYEDSRWKVHTGELEWPDGRAEDRRKATKVVWRDDSGVVGGVVSYTVKDRWVDNRPQSELREELLVTASPDAQREVVRYLSSVDWIASVHLGTRAVDDPVPLWLHDGRAAVMYDRSDHVWARVLDVPAALSARNYAADGRLVLEIDDPMGFANGRFALEGGPSGSLCAPSRDEPDLVLSASALGAAYLGGLSWARLAAAHWVTEARPGALERASTMFTTPRAPWCAMTF from the coding sequence GTGACTGCTCCGACCGCACGACTGATCCGCGCCGACGAGCTGGCTGACTGGTTCGTGGTCCCCCGCACCGCCATGCTCGGTCCTCCCGTCACCCCCGAGCAGGTCGAGACGGTCCGCCCCTACATGCACCCGGAGCGCTGCGTCGCGGCGTACGACGGGTCGTCGGACGGGCGGCCGGTCGGCTCCGCCGGGTCGTTCCCCACCGAGGTGACAGTGCCGGGCGGCAAGGTCGCCTCGGGAGCGGTGACCGCGGTCGGCGTCCTGCCGACCCATCGTCGCCAGGGCCACCTCACCCGGCTCATGCAGACCCAGCTCGCCGACATCGTCGAGCGCGACGAGCCGCTCGCCATCCTCGTCGCCGCCGAGTACCCCATCTACGGGCGCTTCGGTTACGGGCCGGCCACCGAGGCCTGCGCCATCCGCATCGACACTTCGGTGCCGGGCATGTGGCGCGACCGGCCCACCGGCTCCACCGAGCTGGTCGACAACGACGTCTTCACCAAGACGCTGCTGGAGCTCTACGAGCGCGCCCGCCACGACGTGGTCGGGCACATGAGCTACGAGGACTCCCGTTGGAAGGTGCACACCGGCGAGCTCGAGTGGCCCGACGGGCGGGCCGAGGACCGGCGCAAGGCCACCAAGGTGGTGTGGCGCGACGACTCGGGCGTCGTCGGCGGAGTCGTGAGCTACACGGTGAAGGACCGCTGGGTCGACAACCGCCCGCAGAGCGAGCTCCGCGAGGAGCTGCTGGTCACGGCCTCGCCGGACGCCCAGCGCGAGGTGGTGCGCTACCTGTCGTCGGTCGACTGGATCGCCAGCGTGCACCTCGGCACCCGGGCGGTCGACGACCCCGTGCCGCTGTGGCTGCACGACGGTCGGGCCGCCGTGATGTACGACCGCTCCGACCACGTGTGGGCCCGGGTCCTCGACGTGCCCGCGGCGCTGTCCGCCCGGAACTACGCCGCCGACGGCCGGCTGGTGCTCGAGATCGACGACCCGATGGGGTTCGCCAACGGCCGGTTCGCCCTGGAGGGCGGGCCCTCGGGCTCGCTGTGCGCGCCTTCCCGCGACGAGCCGGACCTGGTGCTGTCGGCTTCGGCCCTCGGCGCCGCCTACCTCGGCGGACTGTCGTGGGCGCGGCTGGCGGCGGCCCACTGGGTCACCGAGGCCCGCCCGGGTGCGCTGGAGCGGGCGTCGACGATGTTCACCACGCCGCGGGCCCCATGGTGCGCGATGACGTTCTGA
- the mtnA gene encoding S-methyl-5-thioribose-1-phosphate isomerase, protein MRTIDWNDGAVVIVDQTALPHEVRHVHLTDVDGLVNAIQRLAVRGAPALGAAGALGVVLALDEARRASWDDRELDAAIAGLRAARPTAVNLARGVARSVAAIPEGRDAVLATALALLDEDVAANRAMGGRGADLLRELCPHTEAAGLRLHTHCNTGSLACVEWGTALGVVRCLHERGGVALVYADETRPLLQGTRLTAWELQEMGVDYRVVVDGAGPSLIARGEVDAVVVGADRVVANGDVANKIGTYPLALAAQRAGVPFVVVAPESTVDLGTPDGAAIEIEDRDGDEVLAIADVRLAPPGARAVNPAFDVTPADLVTALVTEDRVVRLAAGQRP, encoded by the coding sequence GTGCGGACGATCGACTGGAACGACGGGGCGGTGGTGATCGTCGACCAGACCGCGCTCCCGCACGAGGTGCGCCACGTCCACCTCACCGACGTCGACGGTCTCGTCAACGCCATCCAGCGCCTGGCCGTGCGGGGCGCGCCGGCGCTCGGTGCCGCCGGGGCGCTGGGCGTGGTGCTCGCCCTCGACGAGGCCCGGCGCGCCTCGTGGGACGACCGTGAGCTCGACGCGGCCATCGCCGGCCTGCGCGCCGCCCGCCCGACCGCCGTGAACCTGGCCCGGGGCGTCGCCCGCAGCGTCGCTGCCATCCCCGAGGGTCGCGACGCCGTGCTGGCCACCGCGCTCGCCCTCCTCGACGAGGACGTCGCCGCCAACCGGGCGATGGGCGGCCGGGGCGCCGACCTGCTCCGGGAGCTGTGCCCGCACACCGAAGCCGCCGGCCTCCGCCTCCACACCCACTGCAACACCGGCAGCCTGGCGTGCGTCGAGTGGGGGACCGCCCTCGGGGTGGTCCGCTGCCTCCACGAGCGGGGCGGGGTCGCACTGGTCTACGCCGACGAGACGCGCCCGCTGCTGCAGGGCACCCGGCTCACCGCCTGGGAGCTGCAGGAGATGGGCGTCGACTACCGGGTGGTGGTCGATGGCGCCGGGCCGTCGCTGATCGCCCGGGGCGAGGTCGACGCCGTGGTCGTCGGGGCCGACCGGGTGGTCGCCAACGGCGACGTCGCCAACAAGATCGGCACCTACCCGCTGGCCCTGGCGGCGCAGCGGGCGGGCGTGCCGTTCGTGGTGGTGGCCCCGGAGTCGACGGTCGACCTCGGCACCCCCGACGGCGCCGCGATCGAGATCGAGGACCGCGACGGCGACGAGGTGCTGGCCATCGCCGACGTCCGATTGGCGCCCCCGGGCGCTCGGGCGGTGAACCCGGCGTTCGACGTGACCCCCGCCGATCTGGTCACGGCCCTCGTCACGGAGGACCGCGTCGTCCGCCTCGCCGCCGGCCAGCGCCCCTGA